The following is a genomic window from Patescibacteria group bacterium.
CGCTCTAGACCTTTTGAAGAAAGATTACTTCTCAATAAATCATCATCAATCAAACCCAAAATTCTTTCTGCAATTTCTTCAATAGAATATGGATTGTTAATCAAGATGCCGGCATCAGAGCAAATCTCAGGAAGTGAAGAAACATTTGACGTAACTACCGGAGTTCCGCATGCCATTGCTTCTAAAAGAGGCAAGCCAAAACCTTCATACAGAGAAGGAAGAACAAAACATTTTGCGCCAGAAATCAATGCTGATAAATCATTTTCAGGAACATAATCAGTAAATATGACATTGTCTTTTAGTCTAAGTTCCGAAACTGCATTAAAAATATCATCATATAGCCAGCCCTTTTTACCAACAATAACAAGTTTTTCTTTTCTTCCTTTTTTCACTAGCAAATCATAAGCTCTAATTAATCTTTCGACATTCTTTCTTTTTTGCAACGTTCCAACAAAAATAATGTAGTCATTATTTATTTTATATCTTATCTTAGTTTTCTCAATTTCTTCGCTCGATCTTCTATAAAATTTATTCTTATCATAACCAAGATAGATAACAGAAATTTTTTCTGGCTTAACGTCATAGAATTCAATAATATCGTTTTTTGTTGATATTGAATCAGCAATTAAATGATCAGAATATTTTATTGCAAAATTAGTTGTCAATTTAGACAGCATTATATAATCAAAATTTGTAAAATATTCTCTAAATTTTTTGTAAGCCAAGTCATGGATAACTGCTACTTTTTTGCAGCCTGTATAAAAGGGGATAGAGTGAGCTGGTGCAAAAAACAAATCAAATTTATCTTTATTCGTCAAAAAATGGTAAGTTAGTCTAGTTTGAGGCCAGCACATTTTGGGATTCTTCAATATCTTCAAATCAATCTTTCTTGAATCAAAATTATTAGCACAATCCTCATTAACAAACAAAGTATAATCATTACTATGATCAATTTTGACAATATTATCTAATAGATTAGTAAAATATCCAGATATTCCATCTTTCTGTTTCTCAAAATATGGCCTTGAATCAATTGCTATGTTCATTTTATCTAATATAATTATTAAAAACTTTTAAGTATTCATCAGACATTTTCTTCCAGGAAAAGTAATTTACTCTCTTCAAGCCACGCTTTGAAAAATCATTTCTTAAATTATTATCAGTAATTATTAATTTAATCTTCTCGGCTATTTCTTCAACTGAATTAGGATTGTTAATTAAGACTGCTGCATCAGATGTAACTTCTGGTAGTGAAGAAATATTTGAAGCAACTACAGGAGTTCCAGTAGCCATTGATTCCAAAATAGGAATACCAAAACCCTCGTATAGAGATGGCAAAACAAAAACTTTTGCGCCGGCTAATAATGGAGAGATGTCATCTTTAGAGACATAATCAGTGAATATTACATCGTTTTCTAACTTTTTTTCCATAATAGTTGCAAAAATATCTTGATAAAGCCAGCCTTTTTTGCCTGCGATTACAAGTTTTTCATTAATTTCATATTTTTTCTTCAGTAAATCAAAAGCTAATATTAAATTTCTGATATTTTTTCTTTTTTGAAGAGTGCCTACAAAAAGCATATATTCAGAGTCTATATTGTATTTTTGTTTTAACCTAATGATTTCAGACTTTTTTTGCAAGCAAAATTTATTTTTATCATAACCCAAATAAACGACATTAATCTTTTCGTGAGAAACATTGTAAAACTTGATTAAATCATTTTTTGTGGCAATCGAATCTGCAAAAATTTTCTTAGATTTTAGGATAGTTAGTCTAGCAAAAAATTTAAAAATCAAACGGTCTTTAAAATTAAAACATTCCTGTTGAGTTAGAAAAGAAAGATCATGAATTACAGTAAACAAATTTGTTGTACAAAATAAAGGCCCCATCTGATTAGTTGATAAAAAAATATCCAACTTATCTTTCGCAATCATGATTGGTAAAGACAAAACATTCCAAAATAAAAACATTAGAATGTCTCTTCCTACTGATGGTTTTAATTTACATATTCTAATTGAAAAATTATCAGGCAAAATAAAATCAGGAGCCAAATCATAATAAGAATACAAAACATACTTGTTATTGCGATCAAGTTTTAAATTTTCTATTAAATTATAAATAAAAGTCTCAGTACCAGTTTTTTCAACTCTATGGATACCAGTAACATCTATTCCGATTTTTAATTGCTTGATTGCCATTTATATGCTTAAATTAAATAAATACTCAAATTTCACTGAACTAAATTAAGATAAATATATAAGCTTGTATGAAAGTCGCAATAGTACGTGGAGCAACAATCAATAAATGGGAAATGCAAAATTACGAGCCTCTCGCAAAAAATTTTAGCGTAGAAGGAATTTATGCAAAGCCACAATTTTTTAAAACAGAAGATATAAAATTACCGCTTATGAATTTTTTTTCTCTGGCAAAACCAATTAATGATTCAAAAATTGGCCATTATTTTGGTGAATTCTTTTTTGGCAATATAGATTATCCTTTTTTTCTAACAAAATATTTATCAAAATTCGATATTATAAATACAATTGAAACATTTAATCCTTATACTATCCAATCGCTAGATTCAAAAAAGAAAAATCCTAAGCAGAAAGTTATTGTAACAGTATGGGAAAATATACCATTTAATAATGAATTTTTCAATAAACAACGATTAAACAAGAAAAAAACATTGAAAGAAGCGGATCATTTTATTGCAACCTCGATTCGTGCAAAAGAAGCATTGATACTAGAAGGCGCTGATCCAAAAAAAATTACAGTCTTGTATATGGGAATAGATCTAAACAGATTTAAACCTCAGTCAAAAGATACTGAAATGCTTAACAGACTAGGATTTAAAAAAAATGATTTTATTATTCTTTGCATCGGCAGATTGGTTTGGGAAAAGGGGATACAAGATGTCTTAAAATCGGTGGCAAGCATAATAAGAAAAAATTCAAAAGTTAAATTATTGATAGTCGGGGACGGTCCTATGTCTAAGAAAATTACTTCATTATCGAAAAAAATGAAAATTGATAAAAATATCAGATTAATTAAGAACTTTCCTTATCAAGATCTACCAAAAGTACATAACTTGGCTGATATCTTCGTCTTGCCAAGCATTCCAGTAAAACAATGGCAGGAACAATTTGGTATGGTTTTTATAGAGAGCATGGCATGCGCCAAACCAGTCATTTCTACATTATCAGGATCAATTCCTGAAGTTATCGGGGATGCGGGAATCTTAGTATCACCAGCAGATAGCTATGAATTGTCTAAAAAAATAGATTTATTGTATAAGAACAAGAATTTAAGGATTGAGTTAGGTACTAAAGCAAGAAAAAGAGCATTAGATCTATTTGACTGTCAAAAAGCTGGAGAAAAAATAAGTCAAATATTCCAAAAAGTTTACAATCAAAATTAAAGATTAGCAAAAATATCAATAGTTTTTAAAGCAGCTCTATCCCATGTAAATCTCTTAACATTTTCGTGGGATTTTTTAATTAATTCATTTCTAAGATCAGAATCGGATAGAATTTTTGTCATCGCATTTTTTATTGAATCAGTATCTAACGGATCAACTAAAATCGCTCCAATGTTAGCAATCTCTTTTAATGAAGAATTGTCAGAGGTTACAACTGGACATCCAAATCGCATTGCATCAGCTACTGGCAAACCAAAACCTTCATAAAGAGAAGGAAAAACAAACAATGCAGCATTTCTATACAAATTAGGAAGATCTTTATTATCAATAAAACCTGCAAAAATAACGTTCTTTTTAAGATTTAATTTAGAAATAATACTATCTAGTTCAATTTTATCATTTGTTGGAATCTTGCCAGCTAAAATTAATTTATAGTTGTTCTTAATATCTAAATCTAATTTATTGTAGGACTCAAGAATCATTTTAACGTTTTTTCTAAAATCATATCCGCCTAAATGAAGAATATATTTGCCTTCAATTCCGTATTTCTTAATATTTGATTTTTCTAATTTATCGAACCTAACATCTACTCCAGGATATGCAACAAAAACTTTATTTCTATCAAATTTAATTTTTGAAAGTAAATCATTTTTAGCACTTTCAGAAATTGCTAATATTGCATTAGAATCAGTAAAACTTTGCAAATAATTAAGATATTTTTTCTTCAACTTTTCAGATCTTAAATATTGCTTTTCAAAAATCAGCGGAATCATATCAAAAAATACTCTTATGACTTTATAGTTTCCTTTCTGAATTCTAAAATCGCTATCACCAGTAGAAAAAGTCAACAAAATATCAACGTTATTTTTTTCGAGAGTTTTTTTAAGTAGATAGCTTTCAATAAACTGAAAATTTCTATAAAAATTAAAATAAATATTACTATCAATAAAAGATAATGGTTTTAAAATAGTATATTTTTCTAAATTAAGTATGCTAAAATTTGAAAAATTATTATATCCAATTATAAAGAATTCATGATTTCCAGAATGCTTTTCAAGCAAAGATTTTGTCAAATTTTTTGCAACGTAACCAAAGCCTCTGTAAGAGTAGGGTAAAAACTGCGCGATTCTAACATCTAAAGCAATTTTCATTTTTTTGCTACTATATAAGAATTTATCCCAGTAATTTTTAAATTAATAATGCTCTCAAAACTGCGTTTTAGATAATCGTATATGCTATTAGCAGAAATAAGACTGCATGAATCAACAATTTTAAAACCCTGTTCTTTCAATAAATCAGAAAGCAAGAGTAATGGATATGGTCGAACATGAGTTGGATCAAGCCAGAATATTTCTGACATAACCTGAAACGAAGCAGAATTAGGAGTTATAATACCCAAAACTCCTTCGTCGGACAAAGAATTATAGCAGGAATGCAATAAATGCTTTGCATCGTTAACGGAAAAGTGTTCAATGATATGCCCCAAGAATATGCCGTCAAACTTATTTTTATTTTTGTTCAAAAAATCTACAATATTACTCTTATAAACATTCAAGTTTTTTTCTTTGCAACATTTTATTGATTCATCGCTATTGTCAACCCCGATTGATTTAACGTTAATTCCTTTTAACATTTCCATAAAAACTCCTCGACCACAACCTAGATCTAGAACATTTTTGCGACCTGCAAAAAAATTCAAAAAATATTTTTGAGTTTTATAGACATCTAATTCTGAGCCACCAAAATTATATTGAGATTTCATCTATTTAAGATTAGCTTTAAAAATAATTTTATAACATTTTTATCAATAACTTTAAACATATATATTAAAACAGAATAGACGATAGCGCTTAAAATTATTACAACAAAAAGATTCAAATTCAACACAAAATAAACAAAAACACCCATAATAGCAGTACACACAACTATCTTCAAAACACTTAAAATAGTAAATCTTGATATTTTAAAATTGTATTTATGACTAAAACAAAGTAGTAAAATAAATGCTAATATTTCTGATAAAACAGTTGTGAAGCTTGCACCAGCAGCTCCATACTTTGGAATAATAAACACGTTGGCAACAATATTAAAAATTGCTGCAATAATGATTTGATAAGCTACTATTTTTTGTAAATTAACAACATTCATAAGATTGGCGATGGATACATTCAAGAACATAAATACTAAAGCCCAAATCAGAACTCTCAGTGAGGATGAAGCTGCAATAAACTTTTCGCCATAGATAAGCAAAATAAGTCTATCAGCTAGTAGAGCTGTTCCGACTCCTATTGGAAAAGCAAAAATCGCCAAAATCCTGATTGATATTTCAAACAATTTCATTAGTTGTTCTCGAGACGATACAAAAAGTTTTGACATTATCGGATATATCGATGTAATAACAATTCCTTGTATAAAATTCAATGCAAAGATTAAATTATAAGCTGCATTATACAAGCCGACTTCGCTATCTCCTTTAAAAAATTTAAGCATTACGCTATCAATACGATAATAAATTGTCACAAATATTACTGAGATACCAAACGGCAAAGCTAGCTTGATAATATTTAACCAATGTTTTTTTGCAAAAGTAAATCTAATTTTTGCCTTAAAATAAAAAATATAAATCAATAATGACAGAAGAAATAGAACAATGCTAGAAGCGAGATAAAGAAAAGCAAAGTCTACAGCATTTGCATTAACATCTATCCTGATCAAAAAGAAAGCACCTATCAAAATAACCAAAGTCGAAACAATTCTGCCAATTGAAACATACTGCATCTTATTAAATGCCTGAAAAACTGAAGTTAAAATTAATGCAAACGAATTAATAATTGCTGTAATAAACAAAACAACAATTATAATATTTAAATCATGTCCGTAGTTTACAAAATATAAGATTAATCCAGTGATTAAAGACGTGACAAGAATTAAAATTATTTTAATGAACAAAACATTATTAAAATAGGAATTCATCTTTGACTCGTTTTTAGAAATCTCGCGTATCAGAATTGCAGATAGTCCAAGATCTAATCCAATACCACAAATTTCAACAAAAGACATGCCAAACATTAGCATGCCGTAGTCATCAACTCCTAAAAATCTAGCAGAAATTACTACATAAAAAAAATTGATAATCTTAGAAAGAATATCAGCTGTAAATAAAAACAAAACATTTTTTGTCGCAGTCTTTGCTATTTCCATGCTAATTATTTTTAATCCACCAATTCAAACTATCTTTCAAAGTCTTATCGATATTATATTTGAATTTAAAACCAAGTTTTCTAAACTTTTTATTGTCTCCTTTTAAATCCATAATATCAACTGGCCTAAACTTATTTTTATCAATAACAACCTTAACTTTCTTTCCAGACATTTTAATCATTTTTGAAAGCAAGCTCTTAATTACATAAGACTTGCCGGAACAAACATTATAGGTCTCATGGCTTTTTCCTTTTTCAAGTAAAATTCGATAAGCAGCGACAACATCTCGAACATCGCTAAAATCACGTTTTGCATCTAAATTACCGACAAAAATTTCAGGTTCTGATTTTTTCAACTTTATCTCTGCTAATTGCTTAGCAAATTCTGGAATAACAAAAATAGGTTGTTGGCCTGGCCCAGTATGATTAAAACTGCGTGAAACAATCCAATCTAGATTTTTATAATTTAATAATAATTTTTCTTGCTCAACTCTTGATTTTGCATAAGGACTTTCCGGATGCAATTCAAAAGATTCTTTAAGAGGCAATACTTTTGGCTTGCCATAAACTTCAGCAGAAGTAATAACTAATATTTTAGGATTAATATTTAATTTAACAATTGCATCGAGCAAATTCTTAGTGCCTTCAACATTTATTTTTCTACATAATTCCGGTTTGTCCCAACTATCTTTAACAGAACTAAAACCAGCAAGATGAAAAACAAAATCTGGCTTAATTTTATTTATAACTTGAAAAACATTTTTTTTATCCAACAAATCGCATTTTAAAATCTTACTAGTTACTAGTTCCTTATTACTTGTTCCAGTTCTGTCTATTCCAAAAACCTCATATTTATATTTTAGCAATTCTTTTGCCAAATATGGTCCGACAAATCCTGATATTCCTGTTATTAAAGCTTTCTTTTTCATCATTATGCGTTAGGTTTTATAATATTAGTTTTAAGAGCTGCTAGATTGATATCACCTTTGCTTCCAAAATTCAATTTTTGATATTTCAACATTTCTGCTGACTTACTTTGCTCTTTCAATCTTGCAATATCAGCATCAACCATCATTGTTACAAGTTCCTTAAAGCTGACTTTTGCTTTCCATCCTAAGATTTTCCTTGCCTTGCTTGGATCACCAACAAGAAGATCAACTTCTGCAGGTCTAACAAATTTTTCGTCAACATGAACATAATCTCGATAATTCAAACCAACATGAGCAAAAGCAATTTCACAAAATTCTCGAACAGAATGTGTTTCACCAGAGGCAATAACATAATCATCTGGCTGATTTTGTTGCAACATTTTCCACATCATCTCAACATAGTCGCCAGCAAAACCCCAATCTCTTTTGGAATCTATATTTCCCATACGTAATTCAGACGCCAAGCCTAATTTTATTTTAGCTACACCATCAGTAATTTTTCTTGTTACAAATTCCAAGCCTCTTCTTGGCGATTCATGATTAAATAAAATTCCAGAACAAGCAAACATTCCATAACTTTCGCGATAATTAACAGTAATAAAATGTCCATAAGCTTTCGCAACGCCATAAGGAGAACGAGGATAAAAAGGAGTATCTTCGTTCTGCGGAACTTCCCTTACTTTTCCAAACATTTCCGAAGACGAAGCTTGATAAAATTTTGCATTTGGACAAGTTTGTCTAATTGCTTCCAAAATATTTGTAACACCCAAAGCTGTTACAGATCCTGTTAAAATAGGTTGATTCCAAGAAGTTGGTACAAAAGATTGAGCAGCAAGATTGTATACTTCAGAAGGATTTGATTGTTGCAAAGCGCTTCTTAATGAATTTTGATCAGTCAAATCTCCTTGAATCAGTTCAAGTTTATCCATGATATGGCTGATTCTGCCAACTGTTTCAGTGCTAGAACGTCTAACCATTCCAAAAACCTTGTAACCTTTAGATAATAATAATTCAGCTAAATATGATCCATCTTGTCCAGTTATTCCTGTTATTAATGCTTGTTTCATTGTATTAAACCTTATTTTTTAATTTTTTAAATAAATTTAAACTACTAAAAATGACATCGTCCATATCGTAATATTTATATTCAGCCAATCTTCCAATAAAATAAACATTCTTTAATTTAGACGCTAATTTAAAATATTGATTATATAATTTTTGATTTTTTGGTTCAAAAACTGGATAATATTGCTCGCCAGTTCTTGACGGATATTCATAACCAACTGTTGTTTTATCTATCTTTTGTTTAGTTGCATGTTTTATCTCAACAGCTTTCGTATATTTATGTTCATTCGGAAAATTAATTACAGTATAATCTTGATAAAAAGGTTGATTATAGTTCTTAAATTTAAATTTTAACGATCGATAGGGCAGCGCGCCAAATTTTTTTTCAAAAAAATCATCAATGCAACCAGTATAAATCAAAGTTTTATAATCAATCTTATCTTTTATCTTTTTAAAATCAGTTTTTAATTTAATCTCGATATTTTTATGTTTCAATATCCTTTTAAAAAGATCAGTAAAACCATATTTTGGCATAAATTGGTACGGATCTTCAAAATATCGATCGTCAGTATTTAATCTTATTGGCACTCTTGCAGTTACTAATGCATCTAATTTTTTCGGATGCCTTTCCCATTGTTTAATAGTGTAATTCTTAAAAAAACTTTCATAAATTTCCCAACCAACTTGTGAAACAACTTGTTCTTCTGCATTTTTAGGTTTTTTAATCTTTACCTTAATTTCATCTAAATACTTTTTGCATTCTTTCTGATCAAAATCTTTACCAAAAAATTTATTTATCGTATTCAAATTAATCGGCATATCATAAATGACATCTTTGAGACAAGCCTTAACTTTATGTTCATATTTATGCCATTTTGCAAATTTTGATAAATAATCAAAAACTTCTTTCTTATCAGTATGAAATAAATGAGCACCATATTTATGGATCAGCACACCAGACTTATCATAACAATCAAAACAATTACCTCCAATGTGATCTCTTTTATCAATAATCAAAACTTTTTTATTAAGTTGCGATGCCAATCTTTCAGCAATCACTGATCCAGCAAATCCCGCACCAACTACAAGATAATCATATTTCAACATAATAGAATGCAGCAAGTAGTAAGTAGCAAGTAGTTCTTTCTACTTTCTACATTCTACTTTCTACTTAAACTTATATAATTCTTTACAACTATTATTGTTACCCCAATTAAAATAATTCCAAAAATTTCAATCATTACACTCAGCAGATTTATTTTTACACCAATCTTATTTACAAAAAATATCACTAACGGCACCAAAGCCAAAGATAAAGCAATAGATAAAATAATTCTTTCAACCCAATCAATACCGTCATTTTTTTCGTCAGAACTATTTATCAGCGTCGTATCAGCGTTAGTATCAGCGTCAAATCCGCTTCTACGAAAAAAGACATAGCTCCACACAAAACCAGGAATAAATAAAACATAAATAATTCCAAATACCAATCTAAAAGAATTTGCAAAACCAAGCCAAATAGAAGATATTAAAGCAATGATTGACAAAATTGCTAGAAATATTAATATAAATTTAATGATTTGTTTTGGATCCATGTATTTAGATTATCTTCTTTATTTTAACCTAAAAATAAAAAAAATCAAGGAATTATCTACAGTTTGATACTTGCAAATAATTATACTACAAGCTACAATTAGAGTGTTGAAATTATATTTTATTTTTTAGAAACTTAAATTATTAAAAATATGACACATTTAGACAATCTAGAAGCAAAAAGTATTTACATTATTAGAGAAGCTTACAAGCAATATCATGACATTGCTCAACTTTGGTCAATTGGTAAAGATTCAACAACATTATTATGGCTTTGTCGAAAAGCATTTTATGGTCACTTACCATTTCCAGTTATGCATATTGATACTAGCTTTAAATTTAAAGAAATCTATCAATTCCGCGATGAATATACAAAAAAATGGAATTTAAAATTGATTGTTCATAGGAATGAAGAAGCCTTAAAAGCTGGAATGAATCCAAAGACAAAAGACAAACTTGAATGTTGTGGTCAATTAAAAACAGAAGCTCTAAAACAAGGAATTGCTCAATACAAATTCAAAGCTTTATTATTAGGCATCAGACGCGATGAACATGGCATCAGAGCAAAAGAAAGAGTTTTTTCGCCACGAAATCAACAATTTCAATGGAACTACAAAGATCAGCCAGCAGAATTATGGGATCAATATAAATCAAAACAAGCATCTGAACAACACATTCGCGTACATCCGCTTTTAGATTGGACAGAAAAAGATATTTGGGCATATGTAGAAAGAGAAAATATTCCAATCGTTGATTTATATTTTGCAAAAAATGGCAAAAGATTCAGATCAATTGGCTGTGAAACATGTTGTGGTCCTGTTGATTCTAATGCATGCAATGTTCATCAAGTTGTTGAAGAATTAGAAACAACAAAGGTTGCTGAAAGATCAGGCAGAGCACAAGATAAAGAAAGTGTTTATGTGATGAATAAATTGAGAGCACTTGGTTATATGTAGTCTTTATAAAGATACAAGAAACAAGATACAAACAATTTCCAATATCCAAATTAAAATAACCAAACGCGACGAGTTTGAATATTGGTTATTGAAATTTGTTTGTATCTTGTATCTTGATTATTTATTTAATTAAAAAAAATATGTTAGAAAAGCAATATTTGAAATTGGTCATAACTGGTCACGTTGATCATGGTAAATCAACTTTAATTGGTCGTTTGCTTTATGATACCGGTGCTGTTCCAGAAGACAAAGTTGCCGAAGTAAAGCAAGTTTGTGAATCTTTGGGCAGAGAAATGGAATTTGGTTTTATTACCGACCATTTTCAAGAAGAAAGAGAGCAAGGAATCACAATTGATACAACTCAAATATTCTTCAAAACAGAAAAAAGAGAATATGTCATCATTGATGCTCCTGGTCACAAAGAATTTTTGAAAAACATGATTACTGGCGCTTCACAAGCTGAAGCAGCTATTTTGATTGTTGATGCCAGCGAAGGCGTTCAAGAGCAAACAAAACGCCATGCTTATGTTTTAAGTATGCTTGGTATTCAACAAGTTATTGTTGCCGTAAATAAAATGGATTTAGTTGAATATAAATTAGATAGATTCAATGAAGTTGTCCAAGAATTAAAAACATTCTTATCTTCAATTAATTTAAAACCAACTTATATCATTCCAGTTTCAGCAAACAAGGGTGAAAACATTGCCAAAAGATCAACAAGCATGAAATGGTACAACGAAAAAACAATTTTGGAAGCTTTAGACAGCTTTACTCCGCTTAAAGATAAAGCAAATGAAACTTTACGTTTTCCAATTCAAGACGTTTACAAAGTAGGTGATAAGAGAGTTTTGGTTGGCAGGTTAGAATCAGGTTCAATCAAGCAAGGTGATAAAATAATCATGTTGCCATCAAATAATGAGTCAGAAGTCACATCCATTGAAGAATTTGGCAATCCAAATAAAAAAGAAGCTCATGCAGGCGAAAGCATCGGCATTACAATCAAAGATGATCCTTTTATTGAAAGAGGAGAAATAATTTGCAAAAAAGAAGAAGCACCACAAGTTTCTGATACAATCAAAGCAAATGTTTTTTGGATGTCAAAACAAGGCTATAAAAAAGGCCAAAAAATAGTTTTCAGATCAGTTACTCAAGAAGTTCCAGGAACAATTTCAATAATTAATAAAAGAGTAAATTCATCAACATTAGAAACCTTAGAAGAAAATGCACCAGTAATTAATAATACTGAAGTTGGCGAAGTTACAATAAAATTAGAAAAACCAATTGTAATAGACGCTTTTTCCAAAGTCCAAGAAACAGGACGTTTCGTTCTTGCTGATCAATATGATACTGTGGCTGGAGGAATTATTCCAGATATTAAATAATTTTACGAGAATCTAGAATTTAGAATCTTGAATCTTGAATCGAATTTAGAATGTAGAATTCTAAATTCCAAATTCTTCATTCATTCTAGAATCTAGATTCCAGATTCTAAATTCTTATGTTTATAATTCTAGGTTACGATGGTTTGGAATACGATTTTGTCGAAAAAAACAATTTTCCAAATCTCAAACAACAATCACATGGCATGACAGATTTGTCCGAATTTAAAGAACCAAGAACAATTGTTATTTGGTCATCTTTTATGGTTGGCAAAAATTTAGAAGCAGACATCTTGAAGCAAGGCGCCAAAATGTGGGGTTCAAAAATCAAACCAGAAGATACTTTTTTAAAAAATTTCAAAAGCCATTACACAATTGATGTTCCAGGATTTTCCTATGTCCTAAAACAACATGAAACAGAACGCGATTTGCTAAAAGGCTTTTTTGACAAAAAAAATGGAATTAAAGAATTTGATAAATGCGCCTTTGACCATCACAAATTTGTTAAAGAACAATTTTTTAAAGAATTAAAGACTAATAAAGATTTAGTTTTTGGCTATTTTAATTTAGCTGATGTTGTTGGCCACTTGAGTTTCGGACAAGAATTAAAGATGAAATTAATCTATCAAGAATTAAATGATATTGCCAAAAAAGTCCAAACAGAACACCCAGATGCAACTATATTAATCATTTCTGATCATGGTATGCAAGCCATTGGCCAATTTGGCGATCATTCAAGACATGGTTTTTGGTCATTAAACAAGCAAATTAGTTTAAATAACCCAAAACCAACTGACTTCGCTAATTTGATATCTCAAAATTTTCAAATTTAAGACTTAAAATATTTCTTGTCAAAAGCAGGAACATAAGTTAAAATTAATACATAAAGAACAAACAAATCATGAAAAAATTTGTTATTTTTTGTATAACGATCTTTACTTTATTCCAAACAAGTAATTTTGTTTTTGCTGAATCAATTATTGTCACTGGTATAAAACAAAATGAGTTACAGCCAATCAGAACTTATAGTTTGAATACAGGT
Proteins encoded in this region:
- the glf gene encoding UDP-galactopyranose mutase produces the protein MLKYDYLVVGAGFAGSVIAERLASQLNKKVLIIDKRDHIGGNCFDCYDKSGVLIHKYGAHLFHTDKKEVFDYLSKFAKWHKYEHKVKACLKDVIYDMPINLNTINKFFGKDFDQKECKKYLDEIKVKIKKPKNAEEQVVSQVGWEIYESFFKNYTIKQWERHPKKLDALVTARVPIRLNTDDRYFEDPYQFMPKYGFTDLFKRILKHKNIEIKLKTDFKKIKDKIDYKTLIYTGCIDDFFEKKFGALPYRSLKFKFKNYNQPFYQDYTVINFPNEHKYTKAVEIKHATKQKIDKTTVGYEYPSRTGEQYYPVFEPKNQKLYNQYFKLASKLKNVYFIGRLAEYKYYDMDDVIFSSLNLFKKLKNKV
- a CDS encoding GTP-binding protein, encoding MLEKQYLKLVITGHVDHGKSTLIGRLLYDTGAVPEDKVAEVKQVCESLGREMEFGFITDHFQEEREQGITIDTTQIFFKTEKREYVIIDAPGHKEFLKNMITGASQAEAAILIVDASEGVQEQTKRHAYVLSMLGIQQVIVAVNKMDLVEYKLDRFNEVVQELKTFLSSINLKPTYIIPVSANKGENIAKRSTSMKWYNEKTILEALDSFTPLKDKANETLRFPIQDVYKVGDKRVLVGRLESGSIKQGDKIIMLPSNNESEVTSIEEFGNPNKKEAHAGESIGITIKDDPFIERGEIICKKEEAPQVSDTIKANVFWMSKQGYKKGQKIVFRSVTQEVPGTISIINKRVNSSTLETLEENAPVINNTEVGEVTIKLEKPIVIDAFSKVQETGRFVLADQYDTVAGGIIPDIK
- the gmd gene encoding GDP-mannose 4,6-dehydratase, with protein sequence MKQALITGITGQDGSYLAELLLSKGYKVFGMVRRSSTETVGRISHIMDKLELIQGDLTDQNSLRSALQQSNPSEVYNLAAQSFVPTSWNQPILTGSVTALGVTNILEAIRQTCPNAKFYQASSSEMFGKVREVPQNEDTPFYPRSPYGVAKAYGHFITVNYRESYGMFACSGILFNHESPRRGLEFVTRKITDGVAKIKLGLASELRMGNIDSKRDWGFAGDYVEMMWKMLQQNQPDDYVIASGETHSVREFCEIAFAHVGLNYRDYVHVDEKFVRPAEVDLLVGDPSKARKILGWKAKVSFKELVTMMVDADIARLKEQSKSAEMLKYQKLNFGSKGDINLAALKTNIIKPNA
- a CDS encoding DUF1616 domain-containing protein, producing the protein MDPKQIIKFILIFLAILSIIALISSIWLGFANSFRLVFGIIYVLFIPGFVWSYVFFRRSGFDADTNADTTLINSSDEKNDGIDWVERIILSIALSLALVPLVIFFVNKIGVKINLLSVMIEIFGIILIGVTIIVVKNYISLSRK
- a CDS encoding GDP-mannose 4,6-dehydratase, whose protein sequence is MMKKKALITGISGFVGPYLAKELLKYKYEVFGIDRTGTSNKELVTSKILKCDLLDKKNVFQVINKIKPDFVFHLAGFSSVKDSWDKPELCRKINVEGTKNLLDAIVKLNINPKILVITSAEVYGKPKVLPLKESFELHPESPYAKSRVEQEKLLLNYKNLDWIVSRSFNHTGPGQQPIFVIPEFAKQLAEIKLKKSEPEIFVGNLDAKRDFSDVRDVVAAYRILLEKGKSHETYNVCSGKSYVIKSLLSKMIKMSGKKVKVVIDKNKFRPVDIMDLKGDNKKFRKLGFKFKYNIDKTLKDSLNWWIKNN
- the cysD gene encoding sulfate adenylyltransferase subunit CysD; the protein is MTHLDNLEAKSIYIIREAYKQYHDIAQLWSIGKDSTTLLWLCRKAFYGHLPFPVMHIDTSFKFKEIYQFRDEYTKKWNLKLIVHRNEEALKAGMNPKTKDKLECCGQLKTEALKQGIAQYKFKALLLGIRRDEHGIRAKERVFSPRNQQFQWNYKDQPAELWDQYKSKQASEQHIRVHPLLDWTEKDIWAYVERENIPIVDLYFAKNGKRFRSIGCETCCGPVDSNACNVHQVVEELETTKVAERSGRAQDKESVYVMNKLRALGYM